A stretch of DNA from Orcinus orca chromosome 3, mOrcOrc1.1, whole genome shotgun sequence:
gggtgtgggggtggtgggggagggtagGTGTTCTTGGGGTTTGTTGGAAGGTAATGGGGTCAACTAGTGACCAAAGAACCAGGCTGACACCTTAAACCAAAAAAATTGCATAAATGCTAAGAATTACAAAATCTATGGGTAGGTGAACAAGGTACCATGCAGTACAGGATGACATGTGCTGCCATTTGTGTTGAAACCAAAAAAAGGAGTAGGTAGATGGTTGTGTATGCATGAATTACTCAAGTGTATGTAGCAAAGAGTAACAGTTGTTATCACGGTGTGGAAGGGGAcgggaagaagaaaaggggatAGGGTGGCAAGGAGACGAGTGCTTTATTGTACCATTTTGTGccgtttgattttttttaaccatgtgcaactatctcttttaaaaagaaaatattttaactttcctggcagtccagtgattaagattcCGTGACTGCAAAACAGGGggcgagggtttgatccctggttggggaactaagatcccacatgcctcccggtgtggccaaaaaaaaaatttaaaaagaaaaatatgttaattCAAAACATTCTGTGAGATAgggaaaaattttagaaatagacaTATCCtaagttttaaaaacaatctcTAGAGGTGGGAATGTGaggaaagtacattttaaaattatacttctaaaacttaaatttttataattagcaTGTATTACCTTTGTAGTCCAAAAATGACattaagcaaaattaaatattatcaGAATTCCAGTGAAAAATATAGACTCTTAATTTATGTAACAGTGAGTGTTTTATTCCCAGAGCATTTCCCAAACTCACAGCTCAGTCCTAACTATGATTAACTGTTGAATCTCAGATTTCTTTCAAGGACCACCCAGACTGCATTTGGCAATGCAGGGTTTTTTAAGCCACTGCCACAGGAGAGAGTTCTCCTGCCTATTTGTTTTTAAGAGGCAAAATTTAGTATTTGATCGAATATTCTCCGATTTTTTGGTTTCACCTGGGTAAGTGGACCTTACCACCTGCATTGCAGGGCTGTCATCAACTCACGAGAAAGGATCCCTGCTTAAATTTTTTGGATTGATCGTAAAGCGTGATAAGCCTCAGTTCCTCCTGAAACTATTATAAACCCTTTTTTCTAAGAACTGATTTCTGAAGAGTTTACTAGGCTTCTGCCTTCTAGTCAATGCTGCTTTAAGTAAAACAttagctctgctttttttttttttttttttaaataaggggtTGTGAGGTGACTTTATTTGcaatagcaatttttaaaattgcaataaaaattgaaaatcaaaACTTTAAATGCAATAGACTTCTTAAAACAGATTTCAACTGAGACAGTGATTGAATCTAGGGGAGAGGAAAAGCCGCATGTATGTATTACCTATTAAATAAGCAGATACCTGTCAAACACAGGATGaagtacacacacactcatgcattACTGGAGTATCATTTGTTTCAAACCTTTTGGAAAGAAATTTGGTCATATTCACCAAGAGACTGAATATATTTCTGCCCTTTACCCTGATACTTTCTTTCTTGGAAATCTTTTCCTATTAGGAAATAATCCTGAATACAGGAAAACGTTTATATGATGTTTTATCTACAAATATATCTAGTAAATAGTAACGCTGCTAAAGAATATGTTAACATAGAAAAATGCttatactaaattttaaaactcaagatATAGTCAGATGATTACAAACCAAATAagctatataaagaaaaaaaatgagaatgaaattaaagttaaaatattgAGACCTCATGCTCAGGTTTCTCTTTATTTACAGATGGTGTAACGTCTTACCCACGAGTGACTGGAGTGGAGGGTCAGTCTGTCAGGCTACCCTGCACCTATGGTGGAGAAGTCACGAGCATGTGCTGGGGCCAAGGGGCATGTCCTTTAACTCGCTGTGGAAGTGACATTATCTGGACTAATGGATACAGTGTCACCTTTCAGAAGGACAAACGTTATAAGCTAAACGGAAACATTGGTGAAGGGGATGTGTCTTTGACCATAGAGAATGCAGCCCAGGCTGACAGTGGCTTGTATTGTTGCCGTGTTGAGAAGAAAGGGTGGTTCAATGATATAAAAATCACCCTAGACTTGAGTATAAAGCCAGGTGAGcttgtcttcctccttcctttaatTACTTCCTGTGGGTTCCCAGAGATAAGAGTTTTCTGTTTGATATTAACTGTCTTCCTTTATTAGGGAAAGAGGAGGTTCCTATAATCTTGTTTTCTAATAACTTTTGGAATAGGATAACTTCTATTAGTGTAGAATGAAGTgttaagacccaacacagtaaaaaataaataaaataaaaaataaattaattaaaaaaaaaagactaacctTGATTCAAGACCATAGTCTAGAGATCTTCCCAGTCAGCAAACTATCTCCTAAAGCAGTGCTTCAAAAATGCTAGTTGGTTCATGAAAAATCATTCACTGTTCCACAGTGAAATATAGTGAACATTTTGAGGTAAATTTATTCCACTTGAAGAACTGCCCTTTTCTCTGAGGTTATGTCTTAGAAGAATTCTCAAGTGTCCTGTCTTAACATTTTAAGACTTATAGAGAATTCATACATATGAAATAGGTAATATAAGGTCCTGTCAAGTAGATGTATCATTTAGCTTTAACAATCATCAACTCAGTCTTGTTGCATATATATTGTATAAGCCTATATAGTTtcaccccctccctctgtcctgtcTTGGATTTTTTGAAGCATATTTCACACCATATCACTAAATTGactgttgaaaaaataaaatggctttaTTGCAGTATGAAAACATTTGCATCTCAATAACGTTCACCTGTTGCTTTTAAGAATTTCATAAAATCCAAAAATCTGGGAAGTTTACATTTTTCCATCTTGATGTAGACATCCTAATTTTTCTTGCCATTTGATGAAAGGAGCAGGTTCTTCAGGATTTCCTGGTTTCTGATGCTCTTACCTAATGAACCTTCTCCCACTAAAGTCTTCTATTGACAACAGAATCCAATACCTGTGGCCTTCATAAGCTATGACTCTTTTTTGATTTAAATGAACTTGATATTGCAATCTCCCAACTTTTGTACTTGGCTTGTGTCCTTTATAAAGGCAGGTAAAATAAAGTCAATTCTGATGCAGCAAATAGCTGACTCTGGGGAACCTATATGTAGGAGGCAATTTAAAGACACCAAAAGAGGCTGGAGCTGTAGACATGTGACGAGGCAACGTGTGGAGAAGAGATTATTCTTGGAGTTGTGAAATTATCTGATTGGTCtggctgaatattttttaaaaaggatagagAAAGAAATTAGTATGggacttttttgtttctttttgttttgttttaatttatttatttttggctgtgtcgggtcttcgttgctgcgcacgggctttctctagttgcagagagcgggggctgctcttcattgcagtgcgtgggcttctcattgtggtggcttctcttgttgcggagcatgggctctaggcgcgcaggcttcagtagttgtggcttgcgggctcagtagttgtggctttcaggctctagagcgcaggctcagtagttgtagcgcaccggcttagttgctcggcggcatgtgggatcttcccagaccagggctcgaacccttgtcccctgcattggcaggcggattcttaaccactgcagcaccagggaggtcccagtaGGGGACTTTTAGAGTGCTTAGAAATTCTTTAATAGATGAATATTTACAAAGCCACTGCTCTGTCCAGTGGGAAACGGGTCCGTAACTGAGCCAAAGTGACTCTCTGCCTCCAATCCAATTTTTTGCTTAAGTTTTCTTGCACTTTTCACAGAATCAGCTTACTTTTCAACCTTCTGTTAGGGCTCTTCCTCAGCAGCTCCTCTACCCTTAGTTTCCTAGATTCTTCCTCAGAAAATACTTACCGCTGAGGAAGACACATTAGTTAAACAAGCCAATtaggtttcttcctttttatagtCTTTGATCAGACTTTTTTGcttgcttccttttttctctagATTTGATTTCAAACTGAAGGGAGGGGTTTGGATTGCACTCTTCTTAAAAACCTCTAACCACACTGTTAGAGCAGGGTCAGCAAACTGTAGCCCTAGGACCAGATCAGATTATAAAACAGGCTCACCAacagttttataaataaagttttattggaacacagccacacccattagTTTATatactgtctatggctgttttcacacAGACAGAGTTGAGCAATTACCACTGAGATCACAGGACCcccaaagcctaaaacatttactaatGCCTTGTACATAATAGAcactcataaatatttgttgaaaaaaacgtttttcttctttaaggcaAAAATTAGTTAGTTTCCAAATTAAATTGACGTCAAACCCTCAAAAGAGTTTTCACACCAATTGTCTCCTATTCAAGAGATTTGAGCTTCTAATTTATAGTTAGTAGAGTTGAAATTTAAGAATACTTCTTGGGGGCAAAAAAGATGCCTGGTGAGAAAAAACTACACATTCTTGATTCAATCCTacaatttctgcttttgtgccaggcactgtgttttgGGTTAATCCTAGTTGCAGTTCTTTCTCTGGGTAGCTCTGAGGACTTCAGTAAGTGGTTTGGAGTCCTATACCATTTCTGACTCTGGAAAGAGACAAAGTCATTACCTTTTGTTATTATCCCTTAGGAAGGAAGGAACCTTAAAAGGTCTAGTCCACCTTCAAACCAAATGCACAAGGCATCTGTGTTATCTAGCGTTTGTTAATGGTGTGAATTAATCCACATTTAGGATGCAGGTCTGTTGGGAGGGTACCCTTAGGACTGACTGAACGGAATGCTATTTGTTTGGTAAATATTCTGGTTCTTGGGAACTACTATTTAGGTCCTAGTCACACGCCACTGAGGACAAACACGGCTTCAGGCTCTAGACTTTTTTCCCTACCCCACAGACCTTTATGAAGATACATAAATCTGATATGTGGGACTAGTCTTTTCAAAGGGCTTCGATACAAATCCCAGGTGTCATTTTTTTATCTCCAAACCTCCCCATATATACTCCTTTCAATGCAGCTGTTTCCTTGTTGTGAACATGTCTTCACTCCCTCCTCAGTCACATATTCTAGTTGACCAATGAGGAGAACTCCGAGTTCATGGGAGATAAGTGCTCACTTCTGCCTGGGGACAGTCCCAGTGGTTGTGTTGGTGCACAGGCCCAGCACATGACTCTTGTTTCCTGCTGCTTGATGAATCCTTGCTTTCATGTTGATTTCTAGCTCCACCTACCACAACAGTAATGACCACTATTACTCCACCAATGACCACTGCTACTACTACTCCACCAACTACCACCACTACTACTCCACCACCAACTACCACCACTACTACTCCACCACCAATGACGACCACTACTGCTCCACCACCAACTACCACCACTAATACTACTCCAACAACAACAATCACCATTACTACTCCACcaactaccactactactactccACCACCAATGACGACCACTACTGCTCTACCAACAACGATGGTCACCACTGCTCCAACAACAACGAGGGCCTCTACCTCTGCTCTTCCAGTGCCAGCACCCACAGAGAACCTCCAGCCAGGTAAACAGATGTGCTTCTGAGCCCAGAAGGCTTTAAAAGGGAGGATATAGACCATCCAGGGTGTTGTGTTAAGGCAGAAGTGCAATCTGGGGTAAGGATTTGAATAGGCTTCCAAACCTGGCTTCACAGAATCTGTGAACCTCCGTCCCATGTTATATTCACCTTTTGTATGTATAAGCATCTTCAGAGTGAGGAGACCCTATAACTttttatcagattctcaaaggaattcattaatagcaaaaaaaaaaaaaaaaaaaagaaataaaaaagccaGACCACTGATCTTGGACATCTAAGGAGGATGGTGGGGATTTGGCCCAGTTGAACACAGACTTATGAGGAAAAATAGGGGATGCCAGAACAGGGTCAGGTGAATGAGATTCTGTCCTTACAAGGAGCTCTGAATagagatcatttaatccattctgaAGTCGCACCCAACACTTGAGGATAAGATTTCAGTGAAGTTAATGTTTACTCTAGAACCATGCTAACTGCTTTACAAGTATTAAGCCACTTCATTCTTATGACAATCCTATGCCTTGTAGGTGTGATTCAATCCTATTTTACATTCGTGAGGTCCGAGGCACAGAGTCTAAGTTCAGTGTTGACAGTCATACGAATAGAAAATGGTTGAGTCAAGATTGTCCCCTTTAATTTGAATGTTGGGCCTTTGCTGCCTTCTATTATGAACATAGAGCTTATGTTTGGATGAATTTGTCCTGATCTGGCATTCTCACTGGAAAAGCCTTCATACAATTACCCTGTCTTTTCAGGGTGTCAGTGACTTACACAGTTTTGCTTCTGG
This window harbors:
- the HAVCR1 gene encoding hepatitis A virus cellular receptor 1, which gives rise to MHPWVAILGLILLLTDGVTSYPRVTGVEGQSVRLPCTYGGEVTSMCWGQGACPLTRCGSDIIWTNGYSVTFQKDKRYKLNGNIGEGDVSLTIENAAQADSGLYCCRVEKKGWFNDIKITLDLSIKPAPPTTTVMTTITPPMTTATTTPPTTTTTTPPPTTTTTTPPPMTTTTAPPPTTTTNTTPTTTITITTPPTTTTTTPPPMTTTTALPTTMVTTAPTTTRASTSALPVPAPTENLQPVASLSSPTQRAETQPTTQQETNITGSPSHSCSTDGYGTVTQSPDALWHNNQTLVTLAQDPWMSTNKGVYIGVCVTALVSLLTFLVFMISKRYFCLSSKVELLRVIPLRDSHIGALKNAALKPVRAEDNIYIIDDLH